The proteins below are encoded in one region of Desulfobacterales bacterium:
- the recN gene encoding DNA repair protein RecN, whose product MLSELTIKNFAIIDDLTIRFSDGLTILSGETGAGKSIIINAVNLLLGSRASARMIRTGAETAELSALFHLPENSPARQVLSENGYEEPEELLIRRIISSRDRHKIYINDRLATMQLLSAVTDNLAAISGQHEHQRLLKESQHLLILDQFAGLMPLRKKIYDSYHDIVPRIEKLNDLKNSRQQQDERIELLSYQKQEIDDAAIAADEDAQLKDELSRLKHAEMLYQTVCQGTETLYSAEGAVYERLSEICKSLEKAADIDSGLSPSSEALADIAFRVEDVADQLRGYADRISFDNRRLEEIESRLDYLTRLKRKYGGSLEAIFDYREKIEHELSDLENLSGEISETEKAIETKKTHLAQLCQTLSEHRRQAADGLSRKIEAELHSLKMKNTQFSVVFEEIPASQAQSPYLRVDQTGISETGMERAKFMIAPNPGEDLRPLSAIASGGELSRVILGLKAIMADTDTPSTLIFDEVDAGIGGEVAEMVGKKLAELARLHQVVCITHLAQIAKFGDHHHKISKEIRARRTRTLIQELSHEERVEETARMISGAEITQTTRQHAREMLDKRRKVSSIN is encoded by the coding sequence ATGCTCAGTGAGCTGACCATCAAAAATTTCGCCATCATTGATGATTTGACCATCCGGTTCTCGGATGGACTCACCATCCTAAGCGGCGAGACCGGGGCGGGCAAATCGATTATTATCAATGCGGTAAATCTGCTTTTGGGCAGCCGGGCGTCGGCCAGGATGATCCGGACCGGGGCGGAAACTGCGGAACTTTCGGCGCTGTTTCATCTTCCGGAAAACAGCCCGGCCCGGCAGGTGCTTTCGGAAAACGGCTATGAGGAACCGGAGGAACTCCTGATCCGGCGGATTATCTCCAGCCGGGACCGGCATAAAATTTATATCAATGACCGGCTTGCCACCATGCAGCTGCTCTCCGCGGTTACGGACAACCTGGCCGCCATCTCCGGGCAGCACGAGCACCAGCGGCTGCTCAAAGAATCCCAGCATTTGTTGATTCTGGATCAGTTTGCGGGGCTGATGCCGCTTCGCAAAAAAATTTATGATAGCTATCACGACATCGTTCCCCGGATTGAAAAACTAAACGATCTCAAAAATTCCCGGCAGCAGCAGGATGAACGCATTGAACTGCTCAGCTATCAGAAGCAGGAGATCGATGATGCCGCCATTGCCGCGGATGAGGATGCACAGCTAAAAGACGAGCTTTCCCGGCTAAAACATGCGGAGATGCTTTATCAAACAGTCTGCCAGGGGACGGAGACCCTATACAGCGCGGAGGGCGCGGTGTATGAGCGGCTGTCTGAAATCTGTAAATCCCTTGAAAAGGCTGCAGACATTGATTCCGGACTCTCCCCATCATCGGAGGCCCTGGCGGATATTGCCTTTCGGGTGGAGGATGTGGCCGATCAGCTGCGGGGCTATGCCGACCGCATCAGTTTTGACAACCGGCGGCTGGAGGAAATCGAGTCCCGGCTGGATTATTTGACCCGGCTTAAGCGAAAATACGGGGGGAGCCTTGAGGCGATATTCGATTACCGGGAAAAAATTGAACATGAGCTCTCCGACCTGGAAAACCTATCGGGCGAGATTTCCGAAACGGAAAAGGCAATAGAAACAAAGAAAACGCATCTGGCACAGCTCTGCCAAACCCTCTCCGAACATCGCCGGCAGGCAGCCGATGGGCTTTCCAGAAAAATCGAGGCCGAACTCCACTCCCTTAAAATGAAAAACACCCAATTTTCCGTTGTGTTTGAAGAAATCCCAGCCAGCCAGGCCCAATCCCCGTATTTGCGCGTGGACCAGACCGGCATCTCCGAGACGGGGATGGAACGGGCCAAATTCATGATCGCCCCCAATCCGGGGGAGGACCTGCGGCCGCTTTCCGCCATTGCCTCGGGCGGTGAGCTCTCCCGCGTCATCCTGGGGCTTAAGGCCATCATGGCGGATACGGACACGCCATCGACGCTTATCTTTGACGAAGTGGACGCCGGCATCGGCGGCGAAGTAGCGGAAATGGTGGGCAAAAAACTGGCCGAGCTCGCCCGGCTCCATCAGGTGGTCTGCATCACCCACCTGGCCCAGATCGCCAAGTTCGGTGACCATCACCACAAAATATCCAAGGAAATCCGTGCCCGCCGAACCCGGACCCTTATCCAGGAGCTTTCCCACGAGGAGCGGGTGGAGGAGACTGCCCGTATGATCAGCGGCGCGGAAATCACCCAAACCACGCGCCAGCATGCCCGGGAGATGCTGGACAAGCGGAGAAAAGTCTCAAGCATAAACTAA
- a CDS encoding four helix bundle protein — protein MFCIQIEIAIGIGIEKNMTLGHEKLDVYRLSIGYVAWVYEKADSLNGVHRPARDQWLRASQSIPLNIAEGNGKTAEADRRRYFEIARGSALECAAIQDVLVVGKALDKMESRNRKDELDRMAAMLSRLGGRGYQVRKDQEVYSIDFDPDSDFDPEENESQP, from the coding sequence TTGTTCTGTATCCAAATCGAAATCGCTATCGGGATCGGGATCGAAAAAAATATGACCCTTGGACACGAAAAACTGGACGTCTATCGCCTTTCAATAGGCTACGTTGCATGGGTTTACGAGAAGGCCGACAGCCTGAACGGAGTCCATCGGCCCGCCCGGGATCAATGGCTTCGGGCCAGCCAGTCGATACCGCTCAATATCGCCGAAGGTAATGGCAAGACCGCGGAAGCCGACCGAAGGCGTTATTTCGAAATCGCTCGTGGCTCCGCGCTTGAGTGCGCGGCGATTCAAGATGTGCTGGTTGTCGGCAAGGCGCTGGACAAGATGGAAAGCCGGAACCGCAAGGATGAACTCGACCGTATGGCCGCGATGCTCAGCCGTCTCGGCGGAAGAGGATACCAAGTTCGAAAGGATCAGGAAGTCTACAGCATCGATTTCGATCCCGATAGCGATTTCGATCCCGAGGAAAACGAATCCCAACCTTAG
- a CDS encoding MBL fold metallo-hydrolase gives MAEEIFPNLFRIQVPLPDTPLKYLNSYVIKAEPRSLIIDTGLNHDACLTAMHEGLAEIGLDLNQADIFITHLHADHFGLVAKLANENTRVFFNRPDAEIIENWQGFEPMIQYAVKNGLSEETLRQSLNKHPGRKFGTDWRPPLSILTDGQQMQVGGYQFTCLHTPGHTRGHMCLYEPEKKILIAGDHILIDITPNIQCWTEEDDPLESYLESLDKTRALDVDMVLPGHRRLFEDCRARIDELKAHHYNRLEEVIEILAEKSPLNGFETASYMTWDIEAENWEAFPPAQKWFATGEAISHLRYLENAGRISRMTDDPVITYALADSHWE, from the coding sequence ATGGCAGAAGAAATATTTCCCAATCTTTTTCGGATACAGGTCCCGCTGCCCGATACCCCGCTCAAATATTTAAACTCATATGTGATAAAGGCAGAGCCGCGCAGCCTGATCATAGACACGGGGCTGAACCATGACGCATGCCTGACCGCCATGCACGAGGGTCTGGCCGAAATCGGCCTGGACCTCAATCAGGCGGATATTTTTATCACCCACCTGCATGCGGATCATTTTGGCCTGGTCGCTAAACTGGCCAATGAAAACACCCGCGTGTTTTTCAACCGTCCGGATGCGGAAATCATCGAAAACTGGCAGGGGTTTGAGCCGATGATCCAATATGCCGTAAAAAACGGCCTGTCCGAGGAGACCCTGCGGCAATCGCTCAACAAACACCCGGGCCGCAAATTCGGCACGGACTGGCGGCCGCCGCTTAGCATTCTGACCGACGGCCAGCAGATGCAGGTGGGCGGCTATCAATTTACCTGCCTGCACACGCCGGGTCACACCCGGGGCCATATGTGCCTGTATGAACCGGAAAAAAAGATTTTAATCGCCGGCGATCATATTTTAATCGATATCACGCCCAATATTCAGTGCTGGACAGAAGAAGACGATCCCCTGGAAAGCTACCTGGAAAGCCTGGACAAGACCCGCGCCCTGGATGTTGATATGGTGCTGCCCGGCCATCGCCGGCTGTTTGAAGACTGCCGGGCGCGCATTGATGAGTTAAAAGCCCACCACTACAATCGTCTGGAAGAGGTGATCGAGATTTTGGCTGAAAAATCCCCGCTAAACGGTTTTGAGACAGCTTCTTACATGACATGGGATATTGAGGCCGAAAACTGGGAGGCCTTTCCCCCGGCCCAGAAGTGGTTTGCCACGGGGGAAGCGATTTCCCACCTGCGCTATCTGGAAAACGCCGGCCGGATTTCCCGGATGACCGATGATCCGGTGATTACCTATGCCCTGGCGGACAGTCATTGGGAATGA
- the katG gene encoding catalase/peroxidase HPI → MNDDNKQLVMGSTAKGGMSNRDWWPNQLNLRILHQHSAKSTPMGEAFNYSEEFKKLDLSALKKDLYALMTNSQNWWPADYGHYGGLFIRMAWHSAGTYRMGDGRGGGGTGNQRFAPLNSWPDNVNLDKARRLLWPIKQKYGRKISWGDLMILAGNCALESMGFKTFGFAGGREDIWEPEEDVYWGAEEEWLATSDKPKSRYSGDRDLENPLAAVQMGLIYVNPEGPDGNPDPVASGHDVRETFARMAMNDEETVALVAGGHTFGKCHGAGDAAHVGPDPEAAPIEEQGLGWKSSFGSGKGGDTIGSGIEGAWKPNPTQWDMGYLKVLFKYEWELTKSPAGANQWLAKDVDDEDMVVDAHDPSKKHRPMMTTADLSLKFDPTYEPIARRYLENPEEFADAFARAWFKLTHRDMGPRSRYLGPEVPAEELIWQDPVPAVDHELIDAQDIADLKGKLLGSGLSISQLVYTAWASASTFRGSDMRGGANGARIRLSPQKDWAANQPEQLASVLETLEGVQQAFNSAQSGGKKVSLADLIVLGGCAGVEQAAKNAGHDVTVPFTPGRTDASQEQTDAASFAVLEPAADGFRNYQRAKFAVSAEELLIDRAQLLTLTAPEMTVLVGGMRALNANFGQSPHGVFTKQPESLTNDFFVNLLDMRTEWQSTGEDADIFEGRDTESGELKWTGTRVDLIFGSNSQLRAIAEVYACEDAQEKFVHDFVAAWNKIMNLDRFDLA, encoded by the coding sequence ATGAATGATGATAACAAACAACTGGTTATGGGATCCACTGCCAAGGGCGGCATGTCGAACCGGGACTGGTGGCCGAACCAGTTGAACTTAAGGATTCTTCACCAGCATTCTGCCAAGAGCACCCCCATGGGCGAGGCATTTAACTACTCTGAAGAATTCAAGAAACTTGACCTGTCGGCCTTAAAGAAGGACCTCTATGCGCTGATGACCAACTCGCAGAACTGGTGGCCGGCCGATTACGGTCACTACGGGGGGCTCTTCATCCGTATGGCATGGCACAGCGCAGGCACCTACCGAATGGGCGACGGCCGCGGCGGCGGAGGGACCGGAAACCAGCGCTTTGCGCCCCTCAACAGCTGGCCCGACAACGTAAACCTCGACAAGGCGCGCCGACTGCTCTGGCCCATCAAGCAGAAATACGGCAGGAAAATCTCCTGGGGCGATCTCATGATCCTGGCCGGCAACTGCGCACTCGAGTCGATGGGATTCAAGACCTTTGGTTTTGCCGGCGGGCGTGAGGACATCTGGGAGCCGGAAGAAGATGTCTACTGGGGCGCCGAAGAAGAATGGCTGGCTACGAGCGACAAGCCCAAGAGCCGTTACAGCGGTGATCGGGATCTGGAGAACCCCCTGGCGGCCGTGCAGATGGGCCTGATCTACGTGAATCCCGAAGGCCCGGACGGAAATCCGGATCCGGTCGCCTCCGGCCATGACGTCCGGGAGACCTTCGCCCGAATGGCCATGAACGACGAAGAGACCGTCGCGCTTGTCGCCGGCGGGCATACGTTTGGAAAATGTCATGGCGCAGGTGATGCCGCGCATGTGGGTCCTGACCCAGAGGCCGCCCCCATTGAGGAACAGGGACTCGGCTGGAAGAGCAGCTTCGGCAGCGGCAAGGGCGGCGATACCATCGGCAGCGGCATCGAGGGCGCATGGAAACCGAACCCCACCCAGTGGGATATGGGCTATCTGAAAGTGCTGTTTAAATATGAGTGGGAACTGACCAAGAGCCCGGCCGGGGCGAATCAATGGCTGGCCAAGGACGTGGATGATGAAGACATGGTGGTTGATGCGCACGATCCCTCGAAGAAACATCGGCCGATGATGACCACCGCGGACCTCTCGCTGAAGTTCGATCCGACCTACGAGCCGATCGCCCGGCGCTACCTGGAAAACCCCGAGGAATTCGCGGATGCATTCGCCCGCGCATGGTTCAAGCTGACCCACCGCGACATGGGCCCCCGTTCGCGCTATCTCGGCCCGGAGGTCCCGGCTGAGGAACTGATCTGGCAGGACCCGGTACCTGCGGTCGATCATGAATTGATCGACGCCCAGGACATCGCAGACCTCAAGGGCAAACTCCTTGGCTCGGGCCTGTCGATCTCCCAGCTGGTCTATACCGCCTGGGCGTCGGCGTCAACATTCCGCGGCTCCGACATGCGCGGCGGCGCAAACGGGGCGCGTATTCGTCTGTCGCCGCAGAAGGATTGGGCAGCCAACCAGCCCGAACAGCTTGCCTCGGTGCTGGAAACCCTTGAGGGCGTCCAACAGGCGTTCAACAGCGCTCAGTCCGGCGGAAAGAAGGTGTCGCTCGCTGACTTGATTGTTCTGGGCGGCTGTGCCGGTGTCGAGCAGGCGGCGAAGAATGCCGGTCACGATGTGACCGTTCCATTCACCCCGGGACGTACGGATGCCTCCCAGGAGCAAACGGACGCGGCGTCATTTGCGGTGCTCGAGCCTGCTGCTGACGGATTCCGTAATTACCAGAGAGCCAAGTTTGCCGTATCGGCCGAGGAGCTGCTGATTGATCGGGCGCAGCTGCTGACGCTGACAGCTCCTGAGATGACGGTTCTGGTTGGTGGTATGCGCGCTTTGAATGCCAACTTCGGGCAGTCCCCGCACGGCGTCTTCACCAAGCAGCCGGAGTCGCTCACCAATGACTTCTTCGTAAATCTGCTCGATATGCGCACGGAGTGGCAGTCAACCGGCGAAGACGCAGACATATTCGAGGGGCGTGATACCGAAAGCGGCGAACTCAAGTGGACCGGCACCCGCGTTGACCTGATCTTCGGTTCGAACTCACAGCTCCGCGCCATAGCAGAAGTCTACGCATGTGAGGACGCCCAGGAGAAGTTCGTACACGACTTTGTAGCGGCATGGAACAAGATAATGAACCTTGACCGTTTCGATCTTGCCTGA
- a CDS encoding citrate synthase encodes MTEYATLTIDGKTLELPVITGTEGEKAVDIRALRQKTGYVTFDPGYGNTGACKSQITFMNGEQGILRYRGIPIEELAANSTFVETAYLLINGRLPTRKELTRTSVMLNDFSLVHEDMQNFYQNFPRASHPMGILSAMVNALRSFYPELVETDEQVELIFLRLLSKVRTMAAMSYKISRGHKVIYPRPDYTYCANFLHMMFDTPVKPYVIDQDLVQALNVFWILHADHEQNCSTSAVKTVGSAQANIFASLSAGIAALWGPLHGGANQAVVEMLSKIWQEGLAIEEVITRAKDKTDPFRLMGFGHRVYKTYDPRAKIMKTVCDKVLPKLNIKDPLLDIAKRLEEIALSDAYFIDHNLYPNVDFYSGILLRAMGIPTNMFTVMFAIGRLPGWLAQWKENRVDPEQKLCRPRQIYTGPNQAPYIPIKDRA; translated from the coding sequence ATGACTGAGTACGCCACACTGACAATTGACGGAAAAACACTGGAGCTGCCGGTCATTACCGGTACGGAAGGCGAAAAGGCCGTTGACATTCGGGCGCTTCGGCAGAAAACCGGATATGTGACCTTTGACCCCGGCTACGGCAATACCGGCGCCTGCAAAAGCCAGATCACCTTTATGAACGGAGAGCAGGGTATTTTGCGCTACCGCGGCATTCCCATCGAGGAACTGGCCGCAAACTCAACCTTTGTGGAGACCGCCTATCTCCTGATCAACGGCCGGCTGCCGACCCGCAAGGAGCTGACCCGGACCAGCGTGATGTTAAATGACTTTTCCCTGGTTCACGAGGATATGCAGAATTTCTATCAGAACTTTCCCCGGGCCTCGCATCCCATGGGGATTCTGTCCGCCATGGTCAATGCGCTGCGAAGCTTCTACCCGGAACTGGTGGAAACCGACGAGCAGGTTGAATTGATTTTCCTGCGCCTTCTCTCCAAGGTGCGCACCATGGCGGCCATGTCCTATAAAATATCCCGGGGGCACAAGGTGATCTATCCGCGCCCGGATTACACCTATTGCGCCAATTTTCTCCACATGATGTTTGACACGCCGGTCAAGCCCTATGTGATCGACCAGGACCTGGTGCAAGCGCTAAATGTGTTCTGGATTCTGCACGCCGATCATGAACAGAACTGTTCCACCTCAGCGGTCAAAACCGTGGGCAGCGCCCAGGCCAATATCTTTGCCTCGCTGTCCGCCGGCATTGCCGCGCTTTGGGGGCCGCTGCACGGGGGCGCCAACCAGGCGGTGGTGGAGATGCTGTCCAAAATCTGGCAGGAAGGACTGGCCATTGAAGAGGTGATCACCCGGGCCAAGGACAAGACCGATCCGTTCCGGCTCATGGGATTCGGGCACCGGGTCTATAAAACCTATGATCCGCGCGCCAAGATCATGAAAACGGTGTGCGACAAGGTGCTGCCCAAGTTAAATATTAAAGATCCGCTGCTGGACATCGCGAAAAGACTTGAAGAGATTGCATTGAGCGATGCCTATTTCATCGACCACAACCTGTATCCCAACGTGGACTTCTACAGCGGTATTCTGCTTAGAGCCATGGGGATTCCCACCAACATGTTCACCGTGATGTTTGCCATCGGGCGGCTGCCGGGCTGGCTGGCCCAGTGGAAGGAAAACCGGGTTGATCCGGAACAGAAGCTCTGCCGGCCCCGCCAGATCTACACGGGCCCCAATCAGGCGCCGTATATACCGATCAAGGATCGGGCGTGA